The following proteins are encoded in a genomic region of [Limnothrix rosea] IAM M-220:
- a CDS encoding DUF433 domain-containing protein yields the protein MGYNEIITIEPGKRSGKPCIRNMRITVYDVLEYLASGMSHDEILADFPYLTEIDIRACLSYAADREKSLMTVRV from the coding sequence ATGGGCTATAACGAAATCATTACCATTGAGCCGGGAAAACGTAGCGGAAAACCTTGTATTCGTAATATGCGAATCACTGTATACGACGTGTTGGAATATTTAGCGTCAGGAATGTCCCACGATGAAATTCTTGCAGACTTCCCATATTTAACCGAAATTGATATACGAGCTTGTCTGAGTTATGCTGCTGACCGCGAAAAATCTTTAATGACTGTACGTGTATGA
- a CDS encoding DUF5615 family PIN-like protein has product MPSLVKRLADVYPESSHVYLLGLDEVEDIEILKYAKQKEFLVVTKDADFNDLSLIHGFPPKIIWIRRGNCKTSEIEAILRNHYKEIELLVQDSSVGILTLF; this is encoded by the coding sequence TTGCCCAGTTTAGTCAAGCGGCTTGCTGATGTTTATCCTGAATCAAGTCATGTTTATCTATTGGGTTTAGATGAGGTTGAAGACATAGAAATCTTAAAATATGCCAAGCAAAAGGAGTTTTTGGTCGTAACGAAAGATGCCGATTTCAATGATCTTTCTTTGATACACGGTTTCCCACCAAAAATTATTTGGATTCGCAGGGGAAATTGTAAAACCTCTGAGATTGAAGCAATTTTAAGAAATCACTATAAAGAGATTGAACTATTGGTTCAAGATTCGTCTGTGGGAATTTTAACTCTGTTCTAA